The Rattus rattus isolate New Zealand chromosome 1, Rrattus_CSIRO_v1, whole genome shotgun sequence genome includes a region encoding these proteins:
- the Lactbl1 gene encoding putative beta-lactamase-like 1, translating into MPSRDSQASASALVSRRDQEGFQDKFSMCFSQRKEKSVNTQTYKYRTASSISKPGSAPVTPVSLFLQARQQPHLLKGKKKWLLWALSGFLFLFSATMTGCFLWQYYLPKLQNGSLKSEVPPAQVRMCPRHPELVPLAHPLPVLKEALEKVDGILRKAMLAPGLAAMSALVIHNDTVLWTGNFGRKNGSDPNSGTPNEHTMYRIASISKIFPVLMLYRLWEEGIVASLDDPLERYASTFSINNPLGTAQGPEAQDPMGEFEEMGSLPSPSPVTLRRMASQLSGLPRRLRGTSLLWKGSTQEALSLLKDDVLVADPGTRCHYSTLAFSLLAHVLAAHRAQGDYERWVSEQVLEPLGMSDTGFALTGAVRARLAAGFYGSGRSAPLYDLGWYRPSGQMYSTAADLARLAAALMGAGPRRLLRPDSLATLLAPLRACTHGYFASETGTPWEFHERLGYRVARKDGDLDGYAASLALVPPLRLGFVLLLAGPRPPTHDLVADALDTLLPALERALRDAELVPAPPPRARPFAGFFTFANRTFYEVRASGPRGELRLRQFGPRVEALVPAAFRSLALRHVRGRVFQLHVAREFPCALPLADAWLSLEAQHGQLVRFYPLDRHGLAPGFDVPGLNTYGVLRLPRRPVFGSQ; encoded by the exons ATGCCTAGCAGggacagccaggcttcagcctcGGCCCTGgtcagcaggagagaccaggagGGATTCCAGGACAAGTTCTCGATGTGCTTCTCTCAgcgaaaagaaaaatcagtgaacACTCAAACTTACAAGTATCGCACAGCTAGTTCTATAAGCAAGCCAGGCTCAGCTCCCGTCACT CCTGTATCTTTGTTTCTTCAGGCCCGCCAGCAGCCCCATCTtctgaaagggaagaagaaatggctTTTGTGGGCCCTCAGcggcttcctcttcctgttctcagcGACCATGACTGGCTGCTTCCTGTGGCAGTACTACCTCCCCAAGCTGCAGAACG GTTCCTTGAAGTCAGAGGTGCCCCCAGCCCAGGTGAGGATGTGTCCCCGGCACCCTGAGCTTGTACCTCTTGCTCACCCGCTGCCAGTGCTGAAGGAGGCCTTGGAGAAG GTGGATGGGATTCTGCGCAAGGCGATGTTGGCCCCGGGCCTGGCTGCCATGTCTGCCCTTGTTATCCATAATGACACTGTGCTCTGGACTGGGAACTTCGGGAGGAAAAATGGCTCAGATCCAAATTCTGGAACCCCTAATGAGCATACTATGTACCG AATTGCCAGCATCTCCAAGATCTTCCCTGTCCTCATGCTGTACCGTCTGTGGGAGGAGGGCATCGTGGCCTCCCTGGACGACCCTCTGGAGCGATATGCCAGCACCTTCTCCATCAACAACCCGTTGGGCACAGCCCAAGGCCCTGAAGCACAGGACCCAATGGGGGAATTTGAAGAGATGGGCTCCCTCCCAAGCCCATCCCCTGTCACTCTCCGGAGGATGGCCAGTCAGTTGTCAG GACTTCCCCGAAGGCTCAGGGGCACTTCGCTGCTGTGGAAGGGcagcacccaggaggctctgagccTGCTCAAGGATGACGTCCTGGTGGCTGACCCAGGAACCAG ATGCCACTACAGCACGCTGGCCTTCTCTCTCCTAGCCCATGTGCTGGCTGCGCACAGGGCACAGGGAGACTATGAGCGCTGGGTGTCTGAGCAGGTGCTGGAACCGCTGGGGATGAGTGACACCGGCTTTGCCTTGACGGGAGCAGTGCGCGCACGCCTGGCTGCCGGTTTCTATGGTAGTGGCAGGTCCGCGCCGTTGTACGACCTGGGCTGGTACCGGCCATCGGGCCAAATGTACTCGACAGCTGCCGACCTGGCCAGGCTTGCGGCTGCACTCATGGGTGCAGGACCCCGACGGCTGCTACGACCTGATAGCCTAGCCACACTACTGGCACCACTACGCGCCTGCACCCACGGCTACTTTGCTAGTGAAACCGGCACACCCTGGGAGTTCCACGAGAGGCTCGGATATCGCGTGGCGCGCAAGGATGGCGACTTGGACGGCTATGCCGCCAGCCTGGCGCTCGTGCCACCGCTACGCTTGGGATTTGTGCTATTACTGGCGGGACCTCGCCCACCCACGCATGACCTGGTGGCTGACGCCCTGGACACGCTGCTGCCTGCCCTGGAGCGCGCACTGCGCGATGCTGAGCTTGTCCCCGCGCCCCCGCCCCGCGCGCGCCCGTTCGCCGGCTTCTTCACCTTCGCCAACCGCACCTTCTACGAGGTGCGCGCCTCCGGGCCTCGCGGCGAGCTGCGCTTGCGCCAGTTTGGGCCGCGCGTGGAGGCGCTCGTGCCCGCCGCCTTCCGATCGCTCGCTCTGCGCCACGTGCGCGGCCGCGTCTTCCAGTTGCACGTGGCGCGTGAGTTCCCGTGCGCGCTGCCGCTCGCAGACGCCTGGCTGTCTCTGGAGGCCCAGCACGGGCAGCTGGTGCGGTTCTACCCGCTGGATCGCCACGGGCTGGCGCCAGGCTTCGACGTGCCGGGCCTCAACACCTACGGAGTGTTGCGCCTGCCACGCCGGCCGGTGTTCGGCTCCCAGTGA